DNA sequence from the Bradyrhizobium sp. CIAT3101 genome:
TATCGAGCATGTCCATGCCCTCCGGGTGCTTGATGCGATGCAGGGGTTGGAGCGGGCGAAGGGAATCGAACCCTCGTATGCAGCTTGGGAAGCTGCCGTTCTACCATTGAACTACGCCCGCTTATGCGCGTGTGCTGCGCCCGTCCTGATTAGCCGAGACGGTGTCCGGCGCCAAGCGCTTTGGCGCGTCAGGCCGGACAGTTGTTAACGTCCCGGTAAGATTCCAGGTGCGCCGAATTGTGGCAGTGTTATGATCGCTGCAGGGGTTGAGACACGTGCGATCAGTGGGGCGTGCGCATGGTGGGGCGTGCTTACACGACATTCGACACGGCCATAGGCCGTTGCGGCATCGTCTGGAGCCATTCCGGCGTGGTGGCCGTGCAATTGCCGGAGGCGCGGGAGATCGACACCCGCCGCCGGATTTTTCAGGTCCATCCCGAGGCGCGCGAGCAGGCGGTCCCGCTCAACACCGAGCTGGCGATCGAGGGCATCGTGACCTTGCTGCAAGGCAGCGATCCTGATTTTTCCGACGTCAGCCTGGACGCCGGCGGCGTTCCCGCCTTCAACCGGCGGGTCTACGAATATGCCTGCACCATCCCGCGCGGCGAGACGCGCAGCTATCACGAGATCGCCAAGGCGCTGGGCGCGTCCGGCGCCGCGCATTCGGTGGCGCAGGCGATCTCCAGAAATCCCTACATGATCATCGTGCCGTGCCACCGGGTGCTGGAGGCCGGCGGCTATGCCGACCGGATCTCGCCTTACGGCGGGGTGATCTCCAAGCGGCGGCTGCTGGCGCTCGAGGGCGCTCATCCGATCGCCAGCAAGACGCTGTTCGAGGTGCTGCTGCCCGTTGCCCCGCCGCGTTCACCCACCTAGATAGGTGGAATGGATGCGACCAGGCTGCTGACGTCACAATCGATGACGGTCTCCGAGTTTCGCTGCGACGCGGGACCGGACGACAAGCCGTTTGCCGAGTGCCGCACCGGTCATTCCATCGCCTATGTCCGCTCGGGCAGCTTTGGCTGCCATTGCCGCGCCGGCTTCTTCGAGCTTGTCGCAGGCTCACTGCTGGTCGGCGCGCCCGGCGACGAATACACCTGCACGCATGAGCACGTCTGCGGCGACGTCTGCCTGTCTTTCTTCTTCAGCGAGGATCTGGTCGAGGCGCTCGGCGGGCGGCGCGAGACGTGGCAGGTCGGCGCGACGCCGCCGCTGCCCGAGCTGA
Encoded proteins:
- a CDS encoding methylated-DNA--[protein]-cysteine S-methyltransferase; the encoded protein is MVGRAYTTFDTAIGRCGIVWSHSGVVAVQLPEAREIDTRRRIFQVHPEAREQAVPLNTELAIEGIVTLLQGSDPDFSDVSLDAGGVPAFNRRVYEYACTIPRGETRSYHEIAKALGASGAAHSVAQAISRNPYMIIVPCHRVLEAGGYADRISPYGGVISKRRLLALEGAHPIASKTLFEVLLPVAPPRSPT